One region of Paraburkholderia acidiphila genomic DNA includes:
- the uvrA gene encoding excinuclease ABC subunit UvrA, with translation MSENRSIRIRGARQHNLKNLDLDLHTGEMTVVTGPSGSGKSSLVFDTLYAEGQRRYVETFSAYARQFLDRMDRPQVDRVDGVPPAIAIDQTNPVRSSRSTVGTMTELNDHLKLLYARAANLFDRVTAQPVRHDTPETIYAELMARTAVGDPRLVVTFPVELPDTTTEEEVAQWLSASGYTRVQAQREVKTAEGTRKLLDVVADRFRMQNVEKSRAIEAIEASLKRGSGRVNIYVLESGDAETAAEPQIWRFSTGLHCPDSDLRYADPQPALFSFNSAYGACDACRGFGRVIGVDWGLVIPDERKTLRGGAIKPLQTPAWKECQDDLMRYAAKAGIPRDTAWSELTQAQRDWVINGAPDWKGSWQTQWYGVKRFFQYLESKAYKMHIRVLLSKYRSYTPCETCGGARLKTEALQWRLGTQQNADEVLAPSGRFLPHGVDWTRAQLEALPGLTVHDVMLLPIERIRRFFDNLSLSSALLDDALKLLLEEVRTRLKYLCDVGLGYLTLDRQSRTLSGGEVQRINLTTALGTSLTKTLFVLDEPSIGLHPRDLNRIVEAMQRLRDAGNTLVVVEHDPSVMLAADRLIDMGPGPGERGGSIVYDGTPNDIRSSGTLTGEYLGGHRAVADASHWERRPVDASTPNLLLEGASEHNLRDVTVQIPLQRLVCVTGVSGSGKSTLVQDVLYPALARHLGKATEAPGTFRKLSGAEQISDAVFVDQSPIGKTARSNPASYVGAFDEIRKLFAKATLAKQRGYTAGMFSFNSGEGRCPTCGGSGFEHIEMQFLSDVYLRCPDCDGSRYRPEVLEVKIERAGRSLSVADVLDLTVSEAVQCFAEDAEVLRVLQPIVDVGLEYVKLGQPVPTLSGGEAQRLKLAGYLAETAQSRGKEAGGRLFMFDEPTTGLHFDDIAKLMRAFGKLLAGGHSLLVIEHNLDVIRAADWLIDLGPEGGDAGGEVVCVGTPEDVIACPRSHTGVALERYEAALGSSVELLAEEEGVALQTALRVAQARREVQGEDVVRIVNAREHNLKALDVDIPHGRFNVITGVSGSGKSTLAFDILFHEGQRRYLESLNAYARSIVQPAGRPEVDAVYGIPPTVAIEQRLSRGGRKSTVATTSEVWHFLRLLYVKLGVQHCVHDGTPVTSQSVDAIVAQLLREHRGQHVGLLAPLVVNRKGVYTDLAKWAKARGNTHLRVDGEFVPVAPWPKLDRFREHTIELPVGDLVIEPENEAQLRAMLATTLEAGKGIVHLLAPLDGLDHVLGNGGSTASIGEVKVLSTRRACPVCGTSYPELDPRMFSYNSKHGWCTTCVGTGLALTREQRAAYDDTIVAEDGRGREQTLPSEEQEPKGMVDEPCHDCGGTRLNPVARAVTFDAHPIVDVAQWTVADTRRWIDTLKLNGRDAQIARDVVSEIRSRLQFLEEVGLGYLSLDRAAPSLSGGEAQRIRLAAQLGSNLQGVCYVLDEPTIGLHPRDNQILLNALRSLGEKGNTLVVVEHDEDTIRRADHIIDIGPSAGKRGGRVVAQGSVADLAAQADSLTGRYLAQPIQHPLQPRREVRPARAGREAVPGQWLTVHGGKLHNLRNVTAQIPLGRLVAITGVSGSGKSTLARDVLLSNLLDAVGRSVLSSPAERRARKAVKEKAPSAAERRSSVLARTSAKPKLEVSHTWQGCDSISGWESIDRVLEVDQTPIGKTPRSCPATYIGVWDAIRRLFADTLEARARGYSASRFSFNTGDGRCPACEGQGVRTIGMSFLPDVKVPCDVCHGQRFNPETLAVTWRGRNIGEVLTMEIDEAVEFFGSITSISHPLQLMKDVGLGYLTLGQPSPTLSGGEAQRIKLVTELSKVRDDITRRGQKAPHTLYVLDEPTVGLHMADVARLISVLHRLADAGHSVVVIEHDLDVIAEADWIIDLGPEGGVGGGTIVAAAEPEALAKVKASHTGAALAPVLARGQGDANGAEGKPAPERRASGAAGSR, from the coding sequence GTGAGCGAAAACCGATCTATCCGAATCCGTGGTGCCCGCCAGCACAATCTCAAGAACCTCGACCTTGACCTGCACACCGGCGAAATGACGGTCGTCACCGGGCCTTCGGGCTCGGGCAAGTCGAGTCTCGTCTTCGACACGCTTTACGCGGAAGGCCAGCGCCGCTACGTCGAAACGTTCAGCGCCTACGCGCGCCAGTTCCTCGACCGCATGGACCGGCCGCAGGTCGACCGCGTGGACGGCGTGCCGCCCGCCATCGCCATCGACCAGACCAACCCGGTGCGGAGTTCGCGCTCCACGGTCGGCACGATGACCGAGCTGAACGACCACCTGAAGCTGCTGTATGCGCGCGCCGCGAATCTGTTCGACCGCGTCACCGCGCAGCCCGTGCGGCACGACACGCCGGAGACGATCTACGCCGAACTGATGGCGCGCACGGCCGTGGGCGACCCGCGTCTCGTCGTCACGTTCCCGGTCGAGCTGCCCGACACGACCACCGAGGAAGAAGTCGCGCAGTGGCTTTCCGCGAGCGGCTATACGCGCGTGCAGGCGCAGCGCGAGGTGAAGACCGCTGAAGGCACGCGCAAGCTGCTCGACGTGGTCGCCGACCGTTTCCGCATGCAGAACGTGGAGAAGAGCCGCGCGATCGAGGCGATCGAAGCCTCGCTCAAGCGCGGCAGCGGGCGCGTCAATATCTACGTGCTGGAGAGCGGCGACGCTGAAACTGCGGCCGAGCCGCAGATCTGGCGCTTCTCGACCGGCCTGCATTGCCCGGACAGCGATTTGCGCTACGCCGATCCGCAACCCGCGCTGTTCTCGTTCAACTCGGCCTACGGCGCCTGCGATGCCTGCCGCGGCTTTGGCCGCGTGATCGGCGTGGACTGGGGGCTCGTGATTCCCGACGAGCGCAAGACGCTGCGCGGCGGCGCGATCAAGCCGCTGCAAACGCCGGCGTGGAAGGAATGTCAGGACGACCTGATGCGTTACGCCGCGAAAGCCGGCATTCCGCGCGATACGGCATGGTCCGAGCTGACGCAGGCGCAGCGCGATTGGGTCATCAACGGCGCGCCGGACTGGAAGGGGAGCTGGCAAACGCAGTGGTACGGCGTGAAGCGCTTCTTCCAGTACCTGGAGTCGAAGGCCTACAAGATGCACATTCGCGTGCTGCTGTCGAAGTACCGCAGCTACACGCCGTGCGAAACCTGCGGCGGCGCGCGCCTGAAAACCGAGGCCTTGCAGTGGCGTCTCGGCACGCAGCAAAACGCGGACGAAGTCCTTGCGCCGTCGGGTCGCTTCCTGCCGCACGGCGTGGACTGGACGCGTGCGCAGCTCGAAGCGCTGCCGGGCCTCACCGTGCACGACGTGATGCTGCTGCCGATCGAGCGCATCCGCCGCTTCTTCGACAATCTTTCGCTTTCCTCAGCATTGCTCGACGACGCGCTCAAGCTGCTGCTCGAGGAAGTGCGCACGCGCCTGAAGTATCTCTGCGACGTGGGTCTGGGCTATCTCACGCTCGACCGCCAGAGCCGCACGCTGTCAGGCGGCGAAGTGCAGCGTATCAACCTGACCACGGCGCTCGGCACCTCGCTCACGAAAACGCTGTTTGTGCTCGACGAGCCGAGCATCGGCCTGCATCCGCGCGACCTCAACCGCATCGTCGAAGCGATGCAGCGTCTGCGCGACGCGGGCAACACGCTCGTCGTGGTCGAGCACGATCCTTCCGTGATGCTTGCGGCCGACCGCCTCATCGACATGGGCCCCGGTCCCGGCGAGCGCGGCGGTTCGATCGTCTACGACGGCACGCCGAACGATATCCGCTCCTCGGGCACGTTGACGGGCGAGTATCTGGGCGGTCACCGCGCCGTGGCCGACGCTTCGCACTGGGAGCGCCGCCCGGTCGATGCGTCCACGCCGAATCTGCTGCTCGAAGGCGCGAGCGAGCACAACCTGCGCGACGTGACCGTGCAGATCCCGCTGCAGCGGCTCGTTTGCGTGACGGGTGTCTCGGGCTCGGGCAAATCGACGCTCGTGCAGGACGTGCTGTATCCCGCGCTCGCGCGGCATCTGGGCAAGGCGACGGAAGCGCCGGGCACGTTCCGCAAGCTGAGCGGCGCGGAGCAGATCAGCGACGCCGTGTTCGTCGACCAGTCGCCGATCGGCAAGACGGCACGCTCGAATCCGGCCAGCTACGTGGGCGCGTTCGACGAGATCCGCAAGCTGTTCGCCAAGGCGACGCTCGCGAAGCAGCGCGGCTATACGGCGGGCATGTTCAGCTTCAACTCGGGCGAAGGGCGCTGCCCGACTTGCGGCGGCTCCGGCTTCGAGCACATCGAAATGCAGTTCCTGAGCGACGTGTACCTGCGCTGCCCCGATTGCGACGGCAGCCGCTATCGCCCGGAAGTGCTCGAAGTGAAGATCGAGCGTGCGGGCCGCTCGCTTTCCGTGGCGGACGTGCTCGACCTCACGGTGAGCGAAGCGGTGCAATGTTTCGCTGAGGATGCCGAAGTATTGCGCGTGCTCCAGCCTATCGTGGACGTGGGCCTCGAATACGTGAAGCTCGGCCAGCCGGTGCCCACGCTCTCGGGCGGCGAGGCGCAGCGCCTCAAGCTCGCGGGCTATCTCGCGGAGACCGCGCAGTCGCGCGGCAAGGAAGCGGGCGGCCGGCTCTTCATGTTCGACGAGCCGACCACGGGCCTGCACTTCGACGATATCGCCAAGCTGATGCGCGCCTTCGGCAAGCTGCTCGCGGGCGGTCACTCGCTGCTCGTGATCGAGCATAACCTCGACGTGATCCGCGCCGCCGACTGGCTGATCGATCTCGGCCCCGAAGGCGGCGACGCGGGCGGCGAAGTGGTGTGCGTCGGCACGCCCGAGGACGTGATCGCGTGCCCGCGATCGCATACGGGCGTGGCGCTCGAACGCTACGAAGCGGCGCTTGGCAGCAGCGTCGAACTGCTTGCCGAAGAAGAGGGCGTGGCGCTGCAGACCGCATTGCGCGTCGCGCAGGCGCGCCGCGAGGTGCAGGGCGAGGACGTCGTGCGCATCGTGAACGCGCGCGAGCACAACCTCAAGGCGCTCGACGTCGATATCCCGCATGGCCGCTTCAACGTCATTACGGGCGTGTCGGGCTCGGGCAAGTCCACGCTCGCGTTCGACATCCTCTTTCACGAAGGCCAGCGGCGCTACCTCGAATCGCTCAATGCCTACGCGCGCTCGATCGTGCAGCCCGCGGGCCGTCCAGAAGTCGATGCCGTGTACGGGATTCCGCCGACCGTCGCGATCGAGCAGCGTCTGTCGCGCGGTGGACGCAAGAGTACCGTCGCGACGACCTCGGAGGTGTGGCACTTCCTGCGTCTGCTGTACGTGAAGCTCGGCGTGCAGCACTGCGTGCATGACGGCACGCCCGTAACGTCGCAAAGCGTCGATGCGATCGTCGCGCAGTTGCTGCGCGAACATCGCGGCCAGCATGTCGGTTTGCTCGCGCCGCTCGTCGTCAATCGCAAGGGTGTCTACACCGATCTCGCGAAGTGGGCGAAGGCGCGCGGCAATACGCATCTGCGCGTGGACGGCGAATTCGTGCCGGTCGCGCCGTGGCCCAAACTCGACCGCTTCCGCGAACACACGATCGAACTGCCCGTGGGCGACCTCGTGATCGAACCGGAAAACGAGGCGCAATTGCGCGCCATGCTCGCCACGACGCTCGAGGCCGGTAAGGGCATCGTGCACTTGCTCGCGCCGCTCGACGGTCTCGACCATGTGCTGGGCAATGGCGGTTCGACGGCAAGCATCGGCGAGGTGAAGGTGCTGTCCACGCGGCGCGCGTGCCCGGTGTGCGGCACGAGCTATCCCGAACTCGATCCGCGCATGTTCTCGTACAACAGCAAGCACGGCTGGTGCACGACCTGCGTGGGCACGGGCCTCGCGCTGACGCGCGAGCAGCGCGCCGCCTACGACGACACGATCGTCGCCGAAGACGGCCGTGGCCGCGAGCAAACCTTGCCTTCGGAAGAGCAGGAGCCCAAAGGCATGGTCGACGAGCCGTGCCACGATTGCGGCGGCACGCGCCTGAATCCCGTGGCGCGCGCCGTGACGTTCGACGCGCATCCTATCGTCGACGTCGCGCAGTGGACCGTGGCGGACACGCGCCGCTGGATCGATACGCTGAAGCTCAACGGCCGCGATGCGCAAATCGCACGCGACGTGGTGAGCGAAATCCGCAGCCGTCTGCAGTTCCTGGAGGAAGTGGGGCTCGGCTATCTGAGCCTCGATCGCGCTGCGCCGAGCCTCTCGGGTGGCGAGGCGCAGCGCATTCGTCTCGCGGCGCAACTGGGCAGCAACTTGCAGGGCGTGTGCTACGTGCTCGACGAGCCGACCATCGGCCTGCATCCGCGCGACAACCAGATCCTGCTGAACGCGCTGCGCAGCCTCGGCGAGAAGGGCAACACGCTCGTCGTGGTCGAACACGACGAGGACACGATCCGGCGCGCCGATCACATCATCGACATCGGCCCGAGCGCGGGCAAACGCGGCGGCCGCGTGGTGGCGCAAGGCAGTGTCGCCGACCTCGCGGCGCAGGCCGATTCGCTCACGGGCCGCTATCTTGCGCAGCCGATCCAGCATCCGCTGCAGCCGCGACGTGAAGTGCGTCCCGCGCGCGCCGGGCGTGAAGCGGTGCCGGGGCAATGGCTGACCGTGCACGGCGGCAAGCTGCACAACCTGCGCAACGTAACGGCGCAGATTCCGCTTGGCCGCCTCGTGGCGATTACGGGCGTGAGCGGGTCGGGCAAGTCCACACTCGCGCGCGACGTGCTGCTTTCCAATCTGCTCGACGCCGTGGGGCGTTCGGTGCTGTCCTCGCCTGCCGAGCGCCGCGCGCGCAAGGCGGTGAAGGAGAAAGCGCCGAGCGCGGCGGAGCGCCGTTCGAGCGTGCTCGCGCGCACGAGTGCCAAACCGAAGCTCGAGGTTTCGCATACGTGGCAGGGCTGCGATTCGATTAGCGGATGGGAGAGCATCGACCGCGTGCTCGAAGTGGACCAGACGCCGATCGGAAAAACGCCGCGCTCGTGCCCCGCGACCTATATCGGCGTGTGGGATGCGATCCGCCGCCTTTTCGCCGATACGCTCGAGGCGCGCGCCCGCGGCTATAGCGCGTCGCGCTTCTCGTTCAATACCGGCGACGGACGCTGCCCCGCGTGCGAGGGCCAGGGCGTACGTACCATCGGCATGAGCTTCCTGCCCGACGTGAAGGTGCCGTGCGACGTGTGCCACGGCCAGCGCTTCAATCCGGAAACGCTGGCGGTGACGTGGCGCGGCCGGAATATCGGCGAAGTGCTGACGATGGAAATCGACGAGGCGGTGGAGTTCTTCGGCTCGATCACGAGTATTTCGCACCCGCTGCAATTGATGAAGGACGTGGGTCTCGGTTACCTCACGCTCGGCCAGCCTTCGCCCACGCTCTCGGGCGGCGAGGCGCAGCGCATCAAGCTCGTGACCGAGCTTTCCAAGGTGCGCGACGACATCACGCGCCGCGGGCAGAAGGCGCCGCACACGCTCTACGTGCTCGACGAGCCCACCGTCGGCCTGCACATGGCCGACGTGGCGCGCCTCATCAGCGTGCTGCACCGGCTCGCGGACGCGGGGCATAGCGTCGTCGTGATCGAGCACGACCTCGACGTGATCGCAGAGGCCGACTGGATCATCGACCTCGGGCCCGAAGGCGGCGTGGGCGGCGGCACGATCGTCGCCGCTGCCGAACCCGAAGCGCTCGCGAAGGTCAAGGCGAGCCATACCGGCGCGGCGCTCGCGCCCGTGCTCGCGCGCGGCCAGGGCGACGCGAACGGCGCCGAAGGCAAACCTGCACCAGAGCGGCGCGCATCCGGCGCAGCGGGTTCGCGCTGA
- a CDS encoding H-NS histone family protein: protein MFDLDGEARERLIVWIRRRMEEYGITFEELEASIAESEKIPKYRDAYGNTWNGEGDMPSWLLRYKHAGQDIEHFRC, encoded by the coding sequence ATGTTCGACCTCGATGGAGAGGCGCGCGAACGGCTCATCGTGTGGATTCGACGCCGCATGGAAGAGTACGGCATTACGTTCGAAGAGCTTGAAGCGTCTATTGCCGAAAGCGAAAAAATACCCAAGTACCGCGACGCTTACGGGAATACGTGGAATGGCGAGGGCGATATGCCGTCCTGGCTGTTGCGCTATAAGCACGCGGGACAGGATATCGAGCATTTTCGCTGCTAG
- a CDS encoding NnrU family protein: protein MVILVLGLVIFIGVHSIRIMAAPWRAAQIERFGPRAWRGAFALLSILGFVLIVYGYGLSRRYPVPVWLPPFWMAHVTALLTAIAFIMIVAAYVPGNHFKRALGQPFVSGVALWAFAHLLANGTLNDIILFAVFLVWALFELRGENRRDREAGVVYPEGQASRDVIVIVVGLVAWAVFAFWLHGVLIGVRPLG, encoded by the coding sequence ATGGTGATACTCGTGCTGGGCCTCGTGATTTTCATTGGTGTCCATTCGATCCGCATCATGGCGGCGCCCTGGCGCGCCGCGCAGATCGAGCGCTTCGGTCCACGTGCCTGGCGAGGCGCGTTTGCGCTGCTTTCCATTCTGGGCTTCGTGCTGATCGTCTATGGCTACGGTCTGTCGCGTCGCTACCCCGTGCCGGTCTGGCTGCCGCCGTTCTGGATGGCGCATGTCACGGCGCTCCTTACCGCCATTGCCTTCATCATGATCGTCGCGGCCTATGTGCCGGGTAATCACTTCAAGCGCGCGCTCGGTCAGCCCTTCGTGAGCGGCGTCGCGCTTTGGGCGTTCGCGCATCTGCTCGCGAACGGCACGCTCAACGACATCATTCTCTTCGCGGTTTTCCTCGTCTGGGCATTGTTCGAGCTTAGGGGAGAGAACCGGCGCGATCGCGAGGCCGGGGTCGTCTATCCCGAGGGGCAGGCGTCGCGCGACGTGATTGTGATTGTCGTCGGGCTCGTAGCGTGGGCCGTATTCGCCTTCTGGCTGCACGGCGTGCTCATTGGCGTGCGGCCGCTTGGCTGA
- the pcaG gene encoding protocatechuate 3,4-dioxygenase subunit alpha yields MALKETPSQTVGPYFAYGLCPQQYDFDLKSLFTADVVGPETPGEHITLMGRVIDGDGNAVFDAMLEFSQVDAKGRYPASREAIAKDGFRGFARVGTGTDAQRRFIVHTVKPGVENAGEAPHLNVIVMMRGMLTHTFTRIYFEDEAAANAQDPVLSAVPAARRDTLIARRSEQAGSIVYTFDIRMQGEQETVFFDL; encoded by the coding sequence ATGGCACTCAAGGAAACGCCTTCGCAAACCGTCGGCCCGTACTTCGCCTACGGCCTGTGTCCGCAGCAATACGACTTCGATCTGAAGAGCCTCTTCACAGCCGACGTGGTCGGGCCTGAAACGCCGGGCGAGCACATCACGCTGATGGGCCGCGTGATCGACGGCGACGGCAACGCCGTGTTCGATGCGATGCTCGAGTTTTCGCAGGTCGACGCGAAGGGCCGCTATCCGGCTTCGCGCGAGGCAATTGCGAAAGACGGCTTCCGCGGTTTTGCACGCGTGGGCACGGGCACGGACGCGCAGCGCCGCTTCATCGTGCACACGGTGAAGCCGGGCGTCGAGAACGCCGGCGAAGCGCCGCATCTGAACGTAATCGTGATGATGCGCGGGATGCTCACGCACACATTCACGCGCATCTACTTCGAAGACGAAGCCGCCGCCAACGCGCAGGACCCGGTGCTCTCCGCCGTACCGGCGGCACGCCGCGACACGCTCATCGCGCGCCGCAGCGAGCAGGCCGGCAGCATCGTCTACACGTTCGACATCCGCATGCAGGGCGAACAGGAAACGGTGTTCTTCGATCTGTAA
- the pcaH gene encoding protocatechuate 3,4-dioxygenase subunit beta, which yields MDESILSPRDFDSHPAYVYPPYRSSVKRGPTLPLIPLKEKLRNQHAPVYGTDDLGALDHDLTRNAAKNGAPLGERIIVTGRVLDEGGKPVRNTLVEIWQANAAGRYVHKQDQHDAPLDPNFLGAGRAITDNDGRYRFLTIKPGAYPWGNHPNAWRPNHIHFSLFGDYFGSRLVTQMYFPGDPLLAFDPIYQGTPEDARERMISRFSLDTTEEGFALGYEFDIVLRGPNQTPTER from the coding sequence ATGGACGAGTCCATCCTGTCGCCGCGCGACTTCGACTCGCACCCCGCGTACGTTTATCCGCCGTACCGTTCGTCGGTCAAGCGCGGCCCCACGCTCCCGCTCATTCCCCTGAAGGAAAAGCTGCGCAACCAGCATGCGCCCGTGTACGGCACCGACGACCTCGGCGCGCTCGATCACGACCTCACGCGCAACGCCGCGAAAAACGGCGCGCCGCTCGGCGAGCGCATCATCGTGACGGGCCGCGTGCTCGACGAGGGCGGCAAGCCCGTGCGCAACACGCTCGTGGAAATCTGGCAAGCCAATGCCGCCGGCCGCTATGTGCACAAGCAGGACCAGCACGACGCGCCGCTCGACCCGAACTTCCTCGGCGCGGGCCGCGCGATCACCGATAACGACGGCCGCTATCGCTTTCTGACGATCAAGCCGGGCGCGTATCCCTGGGGCAATCACCCGAACGCGTGGCGACCGAATCACATCCACTTCTCGCTGTTTGGCGACTACTTCGGCTCGCGTCTCGTCACGCAGATGTATTTCCCCGGCGACCCGCTGCTCGCGTTCGACCCGATCTATCAGGGCACGCCCGAAGACGCACGCGAACGCATGATCTCGCGCTTCTCGCTCGATACCACCGAAGAAGGCTTCGCACTCGGCTACGAATTCGACATCGTGCTGCGCGGCCCGAACCAAACCCCTACGGAGCGTTGA
- the pcaQ gene encoding pca operon transcription factor PcaQ, which produces MQNRLADGRVKFRHLQCFLAVAQMGSVQQAAESLSVTQPAVSKTIAELELVLGVKLFERGRHGAVPTREGQLFMPHASACVSALRQGVALLARDEGAVTATLDIGVLPTVATALLPGALRHFGEEWPRVSVRLVTGANTELLERLKTGAISFAVGRLADPERMVGLSFEQLYNEPLAVVVRAGHPLAQGAGLPAQLASFPLVMPPFGTLIRQAADSLLAAWGAPPLSAFVELLSVSVGRALALENDAVWFVPAGAVEYDLRRGTLVRLPLPSAGGEEPVGVIQRTDTQPAPAGRALIEAVRRAAREREVRPDGAAAPRKRRTRAANTSADQRSPSAKR; this is translated from the coding sequence ATGCAAAACCGGCTCGCGGACGGACGCGTCAAGTTCCGCCATCTACAGTGTTTCCTTGCCGTGGCCCAGATGGGCAGCGTGCAGCAGGCCGCCGAGAGTCTTTCGGTCACGCAGCCTGCCGTGTCGAAGACAATCGCCGAGCTGGAACTGGTGCTGGGTGTGAAGCTGTTCGAGCGCGGCCGGCACGGCGCGGTGCCCACGCGCGAAGGGCAGCTTTTCATGCCGCACGCGAGCGCCTGTGTGAGCGCGCTGCGCCAGGGCGTGGCCTTGCTTGCGCGCGACGAGGGCGCGGTGACCGCGACGCTCGATATCGGCGTGCTGCCGACCGTCGCGACGGCGTTGCTGCCCGGCGCGTTGCGTCACTTTGGAGAGGAATGGCCTCGGGTGAGCGTGCGGCTGGTGACGGGCGCCAACACCGAACTGCTCGAACGGCTGAAGACCGGGGCGATCAGCTTCGCGGTGGGCCGCCTCGCCGACCCCGAGCGCATGGTGGGCCTGAGCTTCGAGCAGTTGTACAACGAACCGCTCGCCGTGGTGGTGCGCGCGGGGCATCCGCTTGCGCAGGGCGCGGGGCTGCCGGCGCAACTTGCGTCGTTTCCGCTTGTGATGCCGCCGTTCGGCACGTTGATCCGCCAGGCGGCGGATAGCCTGCTCGCGGCGTGGGGCGCGCCGCCGCTGTCCGCGTTCGTTGAATTGCTTTCGGTTTCGGTGGGGCGTGCGCTCGCGCTCGAAAATGACGCGGTGTGGTTCGTGCCCGCCGGCGCCGTCGAATACGACCTGCGGCGCGGCACGCTGGTGCGGCTACCGCTGCCTTCGGCTGGCGGCGAAGAGCCGGTAGGGGTGATTCAGCGGACCGATACCCAGCCTGCGCCCGCCGGCCGCGCGTTGATCGAAGCCGTGCGGCGCGCGGCGCGCGAGCGCGAGGTGCGCCCGGATGGCGCCGCGGCGCCGCGCAAGCGTCGTACGCGTGCCGCAAACACTTCGGCTGACCAGCGATCGCCCAGCGCGAAACGTTGA
- a CDS encoding helix-turn-helix domain-containing protein, with product MDSTLSASASTATTDLGRRVRAARVAQDLTLDTASRLCGVSRSTLSKVENGLMSPTFDVLQKIVGGLRIDLAELFGTPPKLNAGGRRAITRNGAGQRHAYRGYQMELLATDLAHKAMLPFRIRITAHSLDAFDDWGRHEGEEFLYVISGSVCLHSELYAPTYLEAGDSLYFDSRTGHAAVSTSEEDAEVLWMATSARLPGVAPEAPAASKSRAKAKLSTG from the coding sequence ATGGACTCCACGCTCTCCGCATCCGCCAGCACGGCGACTACCGACCTCGGCCGCCGCGTGCGCGCCGCACGCGTCGCCCAGGACCTTACGCTCGACACGGCCAGCCGCCTGTGCGGCGTCTCGCGCTCGACCTTGTCGAAGGTCGAAAACGGGCTGATGTCGCCCACCTTCGACGTGCTGCAAAAAATTGTCGGCGGGCTCAGGATCGACCTGGCCGAGCTGTTTGGCACCCCGCCCAAGCTCAATGCCGGCGGCCGCCGCGCGATCACGCGCAACGGCGCGGGCCAGCGCCATGCCTATCGCGGCTATCAAATGGAGTTGCTCGCCACCGATCTCGCCCACAAGGCGATGCTGCCTTTTCGCATCCGCATCACCGCGCATTCGCTCGACGCGTTCGACGACTGGGGCCGCCACGAAGGCGAAGAGTTTCTCTATGTGATCAGCGGCAGTGTGTGCCTCCATTCGGAGCTTTACGCGCCCACCTACCTCGAAGCCGGCGACAGCCTCTACTTCGACAGCCGCACCGGCCACGCAGCCGTTTCGACCAGCGAGGAAGACGCCGAAGTGCTGTGGATGGCCACGAGCGCGCGCTTGCCGGGCGTCGCGCCGGAAGCCCCGGCCGCGTCGAAGTCGCGCGCCAAGGCAAAGCTCTCGACCGGCTGA
- a CDS encoding DUF6900 domain-containing protein translates to MHDERLELLLAISRRTLGIESFELTGKPTADVHLVSVEDIGRALESAYDAGLIVGYRMGRAECEESA, encoded by the coding sequence ATGCATGACGAACGACTTGAGTTATTGCTGGCAATCTCGCGAAGAACGCTCGGGATCGAGAGCTTCGAACTGACAGGGAAGCCGACGGCCGACGTACACCTCGTGAGCGTGGAGGATATCGGCCGCGCTCTGGAGTCGGCGTACGACGCCGGGTTGATCGTCGGCTACCGCATGGGCCGCGCGGAGTGCGAAGAGAGCGCTTAA
- a CDS encoding metal-dependent hydrolase, whose amino-acid sequence MASGTAHHATGWAAGVIAAAIVTHQGADSAWHLYAALAFAAGVAGGSAPDWLEVAWWRKKRRLWITHRTLTHWGIGWIALLVWSYHKLGHMPLAAPAFGFACGGVVHLFADWPNPLGVPWIYQRHSLNWWRSGRCDLIVVAASWVAAWFFAVHGVPHDWSLAPLRRLV is encoded by the coding sequence ATGGCATCAGGCACCGCACATCACGCCACGGGTTGGGCAGCCGGCGTCATCGCCGCCGCAATCGTCACGCATCAGGGCGCCGATAGCGCCTGGCATCTTTACGCCGCGCTCGCGTTCGCGGCGGGTGTCGCGGGCGGATCGGCGCCCGACTGGCTGGAAGTCGCCTGGTGGCGCAAGAAGCGGCGCCTCTGGATCACGCATCGCACGCTCACGCACTGGGGCATCGGCTGGATTGCGTTGCTCGTGTGGTCGTATCACAAACTCGGACACATGCCGCTCGCGGCGCCCGCGTTCGGCTTCGCTTGCGGCGGCGTTGTCCACCTGTTCGCCGACTGGCCCAATCCGCTCGGTGTGCCGTGGATCTATCAGCGGCACTCGCTGAACTGGTGGCGCAGCGGACGTTGCGACCTGATCGTCGTCGCCGCGTCATGGGTTGCCGCGTGGTTTTTCGCTGTGCATGGCGTGCCGCACGACTGGTCGCTCGCGCCGTTGCGCAGGCTTGTTTAA